One Indicator indicator isolate 239-I01 chromosome Z, UM_Iind_1.1, whole genome shotgun sequence genomic window carries:
- the POLK gene encoding DNA polymerase kappa, with protein sequence MDNMKKVDNSSCSDGVLLRMGLNDNKAGMEGLDKEKINKIIMKATKGSRFYENELKKDQQVNQRIEKMMHLKEKITTQQLLKAQLQVDKLVTELEQSRNLSNTIVHIDMDAFYAAVEMRDNPELKEKPIAVGSMSMLSTSNYHARRFGVRAAMPGFIAKKLCPHITIVPLNFEKYGKVSKEVREILTEYDPNFMPMGLDEAYLNITEHLEERVNWPEDKRRFFFNTESTTEKDKDDVNMSAKFNGGGFSSSPLLFEDNTPLMDDHSEQRDGKQSVENSVVFGTSAEEVVKEIRFRIEQKTHLTASAGIAPNTMLAKMCSDRNKPNGQCRIVPERQAVLDFLKDLPIRKVPGIGKVTEKMLKALGIVTCSELYQQRALLSLLFSEASWRNFLEISLGLGSTHLEKDGERKSMSTERTFSEINTAEDQYRLCRELCRDLAEDLQKGGLKGKTVTLKLKNVNFEVKTRASTVLSSVSTEEEIFAVAKELLATEIDSSAPHPLRIRLMGVRVSGFLSEDEKKYQQKSITSFLKSGKEIGHPEKSKQEFFTKSTEASSRGSFFDKKRAARQLNSENLSANQTVGKQLFHDRKSANFVEETEKVAESQNSDVCKIFTCPVCFEDQSSNSLEELNKHIDECLNGISVNNTMKISENENSRENKPNIVLQFKNENVDECQKTKTDQLPRTEQCASTSDKCTSSSTEKLTQIIPDKPHRERQPSKLRDIAGNMYMKQCLFPKGISHDNENYFGKTEHTEEPTSSFLFEAKEDGVLVCPVCNSEQKSTSLLLFNKHVDICLNKGIIQELTEKKDFPTKTYSLENSSRVEGLSRGQQCTNPSQGTKRSGLSTSQSLSKKAKSSNSKHTIEMFFK encoded by the exons aagaaaaaattacaacACAACAGCTCTTGAAAGCACAGCTGCAG gtGGATAAACTTGTGACAGAACTGGAACAGAGCCGTAACCTTAGCAATACGATTGTACATATTGACATGGATGCCTTCTATGCAGCTGTGGAAATGAGAGACAATCCAGAGTTGAAGGAAAAGCCCATAGCAGTGGGATCAATGAGTATGTTG TCCACCTCGAATTACCATGCTAGGAGATTCGGTGTACGTGCAGCCATGCCTGGATTTATTGCCAAAAAACTATGTCCGCATATAACTATAGTACCATTAAACTTCGAAAAATATGGCAAAGTGAGTAAAGAG GTTAGAGAAATACTGACTGAATATGACCCCAATTTTATGCCTATGGGCCTGGATGAAGCCTACCTGAATATAACAGAGCATTTGGAGGAAAGAGTGAACTGGCCTGAAGATAAAAGAAGATTCTTTTTCAACACAGAAAGCACTACAGAGAAAG ATAAAGATGATGTAAATATGTCTGCCAAATTTAATGGAGGTGGATTCTCTTCTTCACCGCTACTGTTTGAAGACAACACACCTCTGATGGATGACCATTCTGAACAAAGAGATGGAAAACAATCAGTGGAAAATTCTGTAGTCTTTGGAACTTCTGCAGAGGAAGTTGTGAAGGAAATTCGCTTTAGGATTGAGCAGAAAACTCATCTGACTGCTAGTGCAG gaATAGCTCCGAATACAATGTTAGCAAAAATGTGCAGTGATCGTAATAAACCTAATGGGCAATGCAGAATTGTTCCTGAGAGGCAAGCAGTGCTAGACTTCCTGAAAGATTTGCCCATTAGAAAG gtGCCAGGTATAGggaaagtaacagaaaaaatGCTAAAAGCCCTTGGAATTGTGACTTGCTCTGAACTTTACCAGCAGAGGGcactgctttctcttcttttctcagaAGCATCTTGGCGTAATTTCTTGGAGATTTCCCTTGGTTTGGGTTCAACACATTTGGAAAA ggatggagaaagaaaaagtatgAGCACTGAAAG AACATTCAGTGAAATAAACACAGCAGAAGACCAGTACAGATTATGTCGAGAACTCTGCAGAGACCTCGCTGAAGACCTACAGAAAGGAGGGCTTAAG ggTAAAACTGTTACCTTGAAGCTAAAGAATGTGAACTTTGAAGTGAAAACAAGAGCTTCAACTGTGCTGTCTTCTGTTTCTACTGAGGAGGAAATatttgctgttgctaaagaatTATTAGCAACAGAAATTGACAGTTCAGCTCCTCACCCGTTACGGATAAGACTTATGG GTGTACGAGTGTCAGGATTTTTAAGTGAAGATGAGAAGAAGTACCAACAGAAAAGCATTACAAGTTTCTTAaaatcaggaaaagaaattggTCATCCAGAGAAGTCCAAACAAGAATTTTTCACAAAAAGCACAGAAGCATCTTCCAGAGGGAGTTTTTTTGATAAAAAGCGAGCTGCAAGGCAACTAAACAGTGAGAATCTTTCTGCTAACCAAACTGTAGGTAAGCAGCTCTTTCATGATAGGAAATCAGCAAATTTTGtggaagaaacagagaaagtcgcagaatcacagaattctgaTGTGTGTAAGATCTTCACCTGCCCTGTTTGCTTTGAGGATCAAAGCAGCAATAGTTTGGAAGAGCTTAATAAGCATATTGATGAGTGCCTCAATGGGATTTCTGTTAACAATACCATGAAAATATCCGAGAATGAAAAttcaagagaaaataaaccTAACATTGTCCtacaatttaaaaatgaaaatgttgatGAATGTCAAAAAACCAAGACAGATCAATTACCCAGAACAGAGCAGTGTGCGAGTACATCTGACAAGtgtacaagcagtagcacagaaaAACTCACTCAGATAATACCTGATAAACCTCACAGAGAAAGACAACCTAGCAAACTCCGTGATATTGCTGGAAACATGTATATGAAACAGTGTCTCTTCCCCAAAGGAATTTCACATGACAATGAAAACTATTTTGGAAAGACTGAACATACAGAGGAACCTACTTCATCCTTTCTGTTTGAAGCCAAAGAAGATGGTGTTCTGGTTTGTCCAGTTTGTAATTCAGAACAGAAATCTACTAGTCTATTGTTGTTTAACAAACATGTGGATATCTGCTTAAATAAAGGCATTATCCAGGaactgacagaaaaaaaggattttccTACTAAAACTTACAGTTTGGAAAACTCAAGCAGAGTTG AAGGATTAAGCAGAGGACAGCAATGCACAAATCCATCACAAGGAACAAAAAG GTCTGGACTATCAACTTCACAGTCATTGTCAAAAAAGGCCAAGTCAAGCAATTCAAAACATACAattgaaatgttttttaaatga